A single genomic interval of Vanessa atalanta chromosome 12, ilVanAtal1.2, whole genome shotgun sequence harbors:
- the LOC125067960 gene encoding ATP-dependent Clp protease ATP-binding subunit clpX-like, mitochondrial isoform X3, with protein MSSVRLSFVSVGRIAVRRNSQLTSGGAQTCRALRRTSTRPLSTCAVLCKSPTEQPPGPPHTAKDAASNGSSSGGKKSGGNGVLTCPKCGDPCTHVETFVSSTRFVKCDKCHHFFVVLSEVDTKKSIKDNAENKSGFYRKPPPPPKKIFEYLNKHVVGQEYAKKVLSVAVYNHYKRIYNNVTNGTTTDAHHPLHHTHRDLLHLSHTSGATGGGGAGGGTEVLERNNHELRLDKSNVLLLGPTGSGKTLLAQTIAQCLDVPFAICDCTTLTQAGYVGEDIESVIAKLLQDANFNVERAQTGIVFLDEVDKIGAVPGIHQLRDVGGEGVQQGMLKMLEGAVVSVPERNSRKLRGDAVQVDTTNILFVASGAYNGLDRLIQRRNNEKYLGFGAWDPKSGRRAALAAAAADASPLDSARAEADERDHWLRAVQARDLIDFGMIPEFVGRFPVLVPFHSLNQDLLVRILTEPKNAIVAQYKLLFAMDKCELSFSDEALQAVASLAMERKTGARGLRAIMENLLLEVMFEIPGSDITCVHIHEGCVSRSEPPQLRRRHAQRERDLHHWPSVRVTN; from the exons GTGGCGCTCAAACATGTCGTGCCCTGCGGCGCACAAGCACCCGCCCGCTTAGCACGTGCGCCGTGCTCTGTAAGAGTCCAACTGAACAACCGCCCGGCCCGCCGCATACCGCTAAAGACGCCGCAAGCAACG GTTCATCATCAGGCGGTAAGAAGTCGGGGGGTAATGGCGTGCTTACATGTCCGAAGTGCGGAGACCCTTGCACTCACGTGGAGACGTTCGTCAGTTCCACCAGATTCGTCAAGTGCGATAAATGTCACCATTTCTTCGTCGTACTTAGCGAGGTCGATACTAAGAAGAGCATCAAGGACAATGCCGAGAATAAATCTGGATTTTACAG aaaaccACCACCGCCACCCAAGAAGATCTTCGAATACCTCAACAAACACGTAGTCGGACAGGAGTATGCCAAGAAAGTTCTATCAGTTGCCGTCTACAATCACTACAAGCGCATTTACAACAATGTCACGAATGGTACGACAACTGACGCCCACCACCCCCTACATCACACACACAgag atCTACTACACTTGAGTCACACCAGCGGGGCTACCGGAGGAGGGGGAGCCGGCGGAGGCACAGAGGTGCTGGAGAGAAATAACCACGAATTGAGATTGGATAAAAGCAATGTACTTTTGCTAGGACCAACTGGAAGCG GTAAAACATTGCTCGCGCAAACTATAGCGCAATGTCTTGACGTACCCTTCGCGATCTGCGATTGCACGACACTGACGCAGGCTGGCTACGTAGGTGAAGATATCGAAAGCGTCATCGCGAAACTGTTGCAAGACGCTAACTTCAA TGTCGAACGTGCTCAAACGGGCATCGTGTTTCTTGACGAAGTGGATAAAATCGGTGCCGTACCCGGCATACATCAACTCAGAGACGTGGGAG GCGAGGGCGTCCAGCAGGGAATGCTGAAGATGCTCGAGGGCGCCGTGGTGTCGGTGCCCGAGCGGAACTCGCGCAAGCTGCGCGGCGACGCGGTGCAGGTGGACACCACCAACATCCTGTTCGTGGCCAGCGGCGCCTACAACGGGCTGGACCGGCTCATCCAGCGCCGCAACAACGAGAAGTACCTCGGGTTCGGCGCGTGGGACCCCAAGTcggggcggcgcgcggcgctggCGGCGGCCGCGGCCGACGCGTCGCCGCTCGACAGCGCGCGCGCCGAGGCCGACGAGCGCGACCACTGGCTGCGCGCCGTGCAGGCGCGCGACCTCATCGACTTCGGCATGATCCCC GAATTCGTCGGCAGGTTCCCGGTGCTGGTGCCCTTCCACAGTCTCAACCAGGACCTGCTCGTGAGGATACTCACAGAACCCAAGAATGCTATt GTGGCGCAGTACAAGCTGCTGTTCGCGATGGACAAGTGCGAGCTTTCGTTTAGTGATGAAGCGCTGCAAGCCGTCGCCTCGCTCGCGATGGAGCGCAAGACCGGAGCGAGAGGACTCAGAGCCATCATG GAAAACCTGCTCCTGGAGGTGATGTTCGAGATCCCCGGCTCCGACATCACGTGCGTGCACATACACGAGGGCTGCGTGTCCCGCAGCGAGCCGCCGCAGCTGCGGAGGCGGCACGCGCAGCGGGAGCGCGACCTGCACCACTGGCCCTCGGTGCGCGTCACCAACT GA
- the LOC125067960 gene encoding ATP-dependent Clp protease ATP-binding subunit clpX-like, mitochondrial isoform X1 has protein sequence MSSVRLSFVSVGRIAVRRNSQLTSGGAQTCRALRRTSTRPLSTCAVLCKSPTEQPPGPPHTAKDAASNGSSSGGKKSGGNGVLTCPKCGDPCTHVETFVSSTRFVKCDKCHHFFVVLSEVDTKKSIKDNAENKSGFYRKPPPPPKKIFEYLNKHVVGQEYAKKVLSVAVYNHYKRIYNNVTNGTTTDAHHPLHHTHRDLLHLSHTSGATGGGGAGGGTEVLERNNHELRLDKSNVLLLGPTGSGKTLLAQTIAQCLDVPFAICDCTTLTQAGYVGEDIESVIAKLLQDANFNVERAQTGIVFLDEVDKIGAVPGIHQLRDVGGEGVQQGMLKMLEGAVVSVPERNSRKLRGDAVQVDTTNILFVASGAYNGLDRLIQRRNNEKYLGFGAWDPKSGRRAALAAAAADASPLDSARAEADERDHWLRAVQARDLIDFGMIPEFVGRFPVLVPFHSLNQDLLVRILTEPKNAIVAQYKLLFAMDKCELSFSDEALQAVASLAMERKTGARGLRAIMENLLLEVMFEIPGSDITCVHIHEGCVSRSEPPQLRRRHAQRERDLHHWPSEECIKAAMWPRSKNGCTI, from the exons GTGGCGCTCAAACATGTCGTGCCCTGCGGCGCACAAGCACCCGCCCGCTTAGCACGTGCGCCGTGCTCTGTAAGAGTCCAACTGAACAACCGCCCGGCCCGCCGCATACCGCTAAAGACGCCGCAAGCAACG GTTCATCATCAGGCGGTAAGAAGTCGGGGGGTAATGGCGTGCTTACATGTCCGAAGTGCGGAGACCCTTGCACTCACGTGGAGACGTTCGTCAGTTCCACCAGATTCGTCAAGTGCGATAAATGTCACCATTTCTTCGTCGTACTTAGCGAGGTCGATACTAAGAAGAGCATCAAGGACAATGCCGAGAATAAATCTGGATTTTACAG aaaaccACCACCGCCACCCAAGAAGATCTTCGAATACCTCAACAAACACGTAGTCGGACAGGAGTATGCCAAGAAAGTTCTATCAGTTGCCGTCTACAATCACTACAAGCGCATTTACAACAATGTCACGAATGGTACGACAACTGACGCCCACCACCCCCTACATCACACACACAgag atCTACTACACTTGAGTCACACCAGCGGGGCTACCGGAGGAGGGGGAGCCGGCGGAGGCACAGAGGTGCTGGAGAGAAATAACCACGAATTGAGATTGGATAAAAGCAATGTACTTTTGCTAGGACCAACTGGAAGCG GTAAAACATTGCTCGCGCAAACTATAGCGCAATGTCTTGACGTACCCTTCGCGATCTGCGATTGCACGACACTGACGCAGGCTGGCTACGTAGGTGAAGATATCGAAAGCGTCATCGCGAAACTGTTGCAAGACGCTAACTTCAA TGTCGAACGTGCTCAAACGGGCATCGTGTTTCTTGACGAAGTGGATAAAATCGGTGCCGTACCCGGCATACATCAACTCAGAGACGTGGGAG GCGAGGGCGTCCAGCAGGGAATGCTGAAGATGCTCGAGGGCGCCGTGGTGTCGGTGCCCGAGCGGAACTCGCGCAAGCTGCGCGGCGACGCGGTGCAGGTGGACACCACCAACATCCTGTTCGTGGCCAGCGGCGCCTACAACGGGCTGGACCGGCTCATCCAGCGCCGCAACAACGAGAAGTACCTCGGGTTCGGCGCGTGGGACCCCAAGTcggggcggcgcgcggcgctggCGGCGGCCGCGGCCGACGCGTCGCCGCTCGACAGCGCGCGCGCCGAGGCCGACGAGCGCGACCACTGGCTGCGCGCCGTGCAGGCGCGCGACCTCATCGACTTCGGCATGATCCCC GAATTCGTCGGCAGGTTCCCGGTGCTGGTGCCCTTCCACAGTCTCAACCAGGACCTGCTCGTGAGGATACTCACAGAACCCAAGAATGCTATt GTGGCGCAGTACAAGCTGCTGTTCGCGATGGACAAGTGCGAGCTTTCGTTTAGTGATGAAGCGCTGCAAGCCGTCGCCTCGCTCGCGATGGAGCGCAAGACCGGAGCGAGAGGACTCAGAGCCATCATG GAAAACCTGCTCCTGGAGGTGATGTTCGAGATCCCCGGCTCCGACATCACGTGCGTGCACATACACGAGGGCTGCGTGTCCCGCAGCGAGCCGCCGCAGCTGCGGAGGCGGCACGCGCAGCGGGAGCGCGACCTGCACCACTGGCCCTCG GAAGAATGCATTAAAGCTGCGATGTGGCCACGATCAAAGAATGGATGTACTATTTAA
- the LOC125067960 gene encoding ATP-dependent Clp protease ATP-binding subunit clpX-like, mitochondrial isoform X2 — MSSVRLSFVSVGRIAVRRNSQLTSGGAQTCRALRRTSTRPLSTCAVLCKSPTEQPPGPPHTAKDAASNGSSSGGKKSGGNGVLTCPKCGDPCTHVETFVSSTRFVKCDKCHHFFVVLSEVDTKKSIKDNAENKSGFYRKPPPPPKKIFEYLNKHVVGQEYAKKVLSVAVYNHYKRIYNNVTNGTTTDAHHPLHHTHRDLLHLSHTSGATGGGGAGGGTEVLERNNHELRLDKSNVLLLGPTGSGKTLLAQTIAQCLDVPFAICDCTTLTQAGYVGEDIESVIAKLLQDANFNVERAQTGIVFLDEVDKIGAVPGIHQLRDVGGEGVQQGMLKMLEGAVVSVPERNSRKLRGDAVQVDTTNILFVASGAYNGLDRLIQRRNNEKYLGFGAWDPKSGRRAALAAAAADASPLDSARAEADERDHWLRAVQARDLIDFGMIPEFVGRFPVLVPFHSLNQDLLVRILTEPKNAIVAQYKLLFAMDKCELSFSDEALQAVASLAMERKTGARGLRAIMENLLLEVMFEIPGSDITCVHIHEGCVSRSEPPQLRRRHAQRERDLHHWPSELKATEPEPSVTQCAL; from the exons GTGGCGCTCAAACATGTCGTGCCCTGCGGCGCACAAGCACCCGCCCGCTTAGCACGTGCGCCGTGCTCTGTAAGAGTCCAACTGAACAACCGCCCGGCCCGCCGCATACCGCTAAAGACGCCGCAAGCAACG GTTCATCATCAGGCGGTAAGAAGTCGGGGGGTAATGGCGTGCTTACATGTCCGAAGTGCGGAGACCCTTGCACTCACGTGGAGACGTTCGTCAGTTCCACCAGATTCGTCAAGTGCGATAAATGTCACCATTTCTTCGTCGTACTTAGCGAGGTCGATACTAAGAAGAGCATCAAGGACAATGCCGAGAATAAATCTGGATTTTACAG aaaaccACCACCGCCACCCAAGAAGATCTTCGAATACCTCAACAAACACGTAGTCGGACAGGAGTATGCCAAGAAAGTTCTATCAGTTGCCGTCTACAATCACTACAAGCGCATTTACAACAATGTCACGAATGGTACGACAACTGACGCCCACCACCCCCTACATCACACACACAgag atCTACTACACTTGAGTCACACCAGCGGGGCTACCGGAGGAGGGGGAGCCGGCGGAGGCACAGAGGTGCTGGAGAGAAATAACCACGAATTGAGATTGGATAAAAGCAATGTACTTTTGCTAGGACCAACTGGAAGCG GTAAAACATTGCTCGCGCAAACTATAGCGCAATGTCTTGACGTACCCTTCGCGATCTGCGATTGCACGACACTGACGCAGGCTGGCTACGTAGGTGAAGATATCGAAAGCGTCATCGCGAAACTGTTGCAAGACGCTAACTTCAA TGTCGAACGTGCTCAAACGGGCATCGTGTTTCTTGACGAAGTGGATAAAATCGGTGCCGTACCCGGCATACATCAACTCAGAGACGTGGGAG GCGAGGGCGTCCAGCAGGGAATGCTGAAGATGCTCGAGGGCGCCGTGGTGTCGGTGCCCGAGCGGAACTCGCGCAAGCTGCGCGGCGACGCGGTGCAGGTGGACACCACCAACATCCTGTTCGTGGCCAGCGGCGCCTACAACGGGCTGGACCGGCTCATCCAGCGCCGCAACAACGAGAAGTACCTCGGGTTCGGCGCGTGGGACCCCAAGTcggggcggcgcgcggcgctggCGGCGGCCGCGGCCGACGCGTCGCCGCTCGACAGCGCGCGCGCCGAGGCCGACGAGCGCGACCACTGGCTGCGCGCCGTGCAGGCGCGCGACCTCATCGACTTCGGCATGATCCCC GAATTCGTCGGCAGGTTCCCGGTGCTGGTGCCCTTCCACAGTCTCAACCAGGACCTGCTCGTGAGGATACTCACAGAACCCAAGAATGCTATt GTGGCGCAGTACAAGCTGCTGTTCGCGATGGACAAGTGCGAGCTTTCGTTTAGTGATGAAGCGCTGCAAGCCGTCGCCTCGCTCGCGATGGAGCGCAAGACCGGAGCGAGAGGACTCAGAGCCATCATG GAAAACCTGCTCCTGGAGGTGATGTTCGAGATCCCCGGCTCCGACATCACGTGCGTGCACATACACGAGGGCTGCGTGTCCCGCAGCGAGCCGCCGCAGCTGCGGAGGCGGCACGCGCAGCGGGAGCGCGACCTGCACCACTGGCCCTCG GAACTAAAAGCGACGGAACCCGAGCCGTCTGTCACTCAGTGTGCGCTGTGA
- the LOC125067960 gene encoding ATP-dependent Clp protease ATP-binding subunit clpX-like, mitochondrial isoform X5: MSSVRLSFVSVGRIAVRRNSQLTSGGAQTCRALRRTSTRPLSTCAVLCKSPTEQPPGPPHTAKDAASNGSSSGGKKSGGNGVLTCPKCGDPCTHVETFVSSTRFVKCDKCHHFFVVLSEVDTKKSIKDNAENKSGFYRKPPPPPKKIFEYLNKHVVGQEYAKKVLSVAVYNHYKRIYNNVTNDLLHLSHTSGATGGGGAGGGTEVLERNNHELRLDKSNVLLLGPTGSGKTLLAQTIAQCLDVPFAICDCTTLTQAGYVGEDIESVIAKLLQDANFNVERAQTGIVFLDEVDKIGAVPGIHQLRDVGGEGVQQGMLKMLEGAVVSVPERNSRKLRGDAVQVDTTNILFVASGAYNGLDRLIQRRNNEKYLGFGAWDPKSGRRAALAAAAADASPLDSARAEADERDHWLRAVQARDLIDFGMIPEFVGRFPVLVPFHSLNQDLLVRILTEPKNAIVAQYKLLFAMDKCELSFSDEALQAVASLAMERKTGARGLRAIMENLLLEVMFEIPGSDITCVHIHEGCVSRSEPPQLRRRHAQRERDLHHWPSEECIKAAMWPRSKNGCTI, translated from the exons GTGGCGCTCAAACATGTCGTGCCCTGCGGCGCACAAGCACCCGCCCGCTTAGCACGTGCGCCGTGCTCTGTAAGAGTCCAACTGAACAACCGCCCGGCCCGCCGCATACCGCTAAAGACGCCGCAAGCAACG GTTCATCATCAGGCGGTAAGAAGTCGGGGGGTAATGGCGTGCTTACATGTCCGAAGTGCGGAGACCCTTGCACTCACGTGGAGACGTTCGTCAGTTCCACCAGATTCGTCAAGTGCGATAAATGTCACCATTTCTTCGTCGTACTTAGCGAGGTCGATACTAAGAAGAGCATCAAGGACAATGCCGAGAATAAATCTGGATTTTACAG aaaaccACCACCGCCACCCAAGAAGATCTTCGAATACCTCAACAAACACGTAGTCGGACAGGAGTATGCCAAGAAAGTTCTATCAGTTGCCGTCTACAATCACTACAAGCGCATTTACAACAATGTCACGAATG atCTACTACACTTGAGTCACACCAGCGGGGCTACCGGAGGAGGGGGAGCCGGCGGAGGCACAGAGGTGCTGGAGAGAAATAACCACGAATTGAGATTGGATAAAAGCAATGTACTTTTGCTAGGACCAACTGGAAGCG GTAAAACATTGCTCGCGCAAACTATAGCGCAATGTCTTGACGTACCCTTCGCGATCTGCGATTGCACGACACTGACGCAGGCTGGCTACGTAGGTGAAGATATCGAAAGCGTCATCGCGAAACTGTTGCAAGACGCTAACTTCAA TGTCGAACGTGCTCAAACGGGCATCGTGTTTCTTGACGAAGTGGATAAAATCGGTGCCGTACCCGGCATACATCAACTCAGAGACGTGGGAG GCGAGGGCGTCCAGCAGGGAATGCTGAAGATGCTCGAGGGCGCCGTGGTGTCGGTGCCCGAGCGGAACTCGCGCAAGCTGCGCGGCGACGCGGTGCAGGTGGACACCACCAACATCCTGTTCGTGGCCAGCGGCGCCTACAACGGGCTGGACCGGCTCATCCAGCGCCGCAACAACGAGAAGTACCTCGGGTTCGGCGCGTGGGACCCCAAGTcggggcggcgcgcggcgctggCGGCGGCCGCGGCCGACGCGTCGCCGCTCGACAGCGCGCGCGCCGAGGCCGACGAGCGCGACCACTGGCTGCGCGCCGTGCAGGCGCGCGACCTCATCGACTTCGGCATGATCCCC GAATTCGTCGGCAGGTTCCCGGTGCTGGTGCCCTTCCACAGTCTCAACCAGGACCTGCTCGTGAGGATACTCACAGAACCCAAGAATGCTATt GTGGCGCAGTACAAGCTGCTGTTCGCGATGGACAAGTGCGAGCTTTCGTTTAGTGATGAAGCGCTGCAAGCCGTCGCCTCGCTCGCGATGGAGCGCAAGACCGGAGCGAGAGGACTCAGAGCCATCATG GAAAACCTGCTCCTGGAGGTGATGTTCGAGATCCCCGGCTCCGACATCACGTGCGTGCACATACACGAGGGCTGCGTGTCCCGCAGCGAGCCGCCGCAGCTGCGGAGGCGGCACGCGCAGCGGGAGCGCGACCTGCACCACTGGCCCTCG GAAGAATGCATTAAAGCTGCGATGTGGCCACGATCAAAGAATGGATGTACTATTTAA
- the LOC125067962 gene encoding kynureninase-like: MEKQFQDGNNYPLFMDNNDSLGHFRQRFYLKKDSIYMCGNSLGLATKDAEESILNVVDKWKKEAIKIWNVEENKYHLYSIHLAKLMAELVGVDDDEVAVTACTTVNIHQAVSTFYKPTKDKYKILVDDINFPTDRYAIESQVRLKGYEIKDAVKIVRCKGKFVDEDDVIEAMTPDVALVLLPTVYYRSAQILDMRKISEAAKKRNIIIGWDLSHAIGAVEVNLKSLDIDFAVWCTYKYLNGGPGSTASLYINRKHFDQIPGLAGWHGNKADTQFKLLQEFEHRRDATGWQIGTPHLFSMAGLEGSLKLFKEAGLKNIRKKSLHITAYLMFLVDTKLSSYGFTIGNPRDDEKRGGHVCLEHDEGYRISLALKARGVVPDFRDPNVIRLTPAALYTTYEEVYRMVEILLDIVRSESYKEISDARNMVV; this comes from the coding sequence ATGGAAAAGCAATTTCAAGATGGAAATAACTATCCCTTATTCATGGACAACAACGATAGTCTAGGGCATTTTCGACAGCGTTTTTACTTGAAGAAGGACAGTATTTACATGTGTGGAAACTCGTTAGGACTAGCAACAAAGGACGCAGAGGAATCTATACTAAACGTTGTTGACAAATGGAAAAAAGAAGCCATCAAAATTTGGAATGTGGAGGAGAACAAATACCATCTGTATTCAATACATTTAGCTAAATTAATGGCGGAGTTGGTCGGTGTCGACGATGACGAAGTAGCCGTTACTGCTTGCACTACTGTTAACATACACCAGGCGGTTAGCACTTTTTATAAACCAACTAAGGATAAGTACAAAATACTTGTAGACGATATCAATTTTCCTACCGATCGATACGCCATTGAAAGCCAAGTCAGACTAAAGGGATACGAAATAAAAGATGCAGTTAAAATTGTTAGGTGCAAAGGAAAATTTGTCGATGAGGATGATGTTATTGAAGCAATGACTCCAGATGTCGCATTGGTCTTGTTGCCGACAGTATATTACAGATCAGCGCAAATTTTAGACATGAGAAAGATAAGTGAAGCGGCAAAGAAGAGGAATATTATCATAGGATGGGATTTAAGTCACGCTATTGGCGCGGtcgaagttaatttaaaatcattggaCATAGATTTTGCTGTTTGGTGCACGTATAAGTATTTAAACGGTGGTCCAGGTTCTACGGCAAGCTTATACATAAACAGAAAACACTTCGATCAGATCCCAGGCCTGGCTGGTTGGCACGGTAACAAGGCAGACACCCAATTCAAATTGCTCCAAGAATTCGAACACCGACGAGACGCTACCGGTTGGCAGATTGGAACACCGCACCTTTTTTCAATGGCGGGACTCGAGGGCTCCTTGAAGTTGTTCAAAGAAGCTGGACTGAAGAATATTAGGAAGAAATCCCTCCACATCACCGCGTACTTAATGTTTCTAGTAGACACTAAGTTATCAAGTTACGGATTTACAATTGGTAACCCGAGGGACGATGAGAAGAGAGGGGGTCACGTGTGTTTGGAACATGACGAGGGCTACAGGATTTCGTTGGCGTTAAAGGCTCGAGGCGTCGTTCCAGATTTCAGAGATCCGAATGTCATTCGTCTGACTCCCGCTGCTTTGTATACGACTTACGAAGAGGTCTATAGAATGGTTGAAATCTTGTTGGACATCGTTAGAAGCGAGTCTTATAAGGAAATTAGTGACGCAAGAAATATGGTTGTTTAa
- the LOC125067774 gene encoding serpin B6-like: protein MYLLFLFFSITLCYAEPEFSSRPTNVSLLLIQLTHQEEKGPVVLGTFGIWNLMAGISFGASGVTKKQIDRAFKLSTDKEKFNEQYKNLTNILFPVNTSEVKAWNENYFFVNKDIVLYTDFIEILMNNYNTIFTVMDFQGQTDAAHQASQLIKTNFPNSENVFSSDDFQDSSFIMSNVLWFEGYWSSLFNVSHTKLELVNSFDGRTGSVNMMQMKAKVRSSHMKAMKATVTELPYGNDGKYCMLLLFPDPKVSIEEVYSNFDRVTFRDIFAKLQSDEEEFGLKQVEVKLPRFAKRSKLQLRTPFNRMGIFEAFQRKYARFNYITEDPYYIESVEHNVVVMVAEVGTIAYATTPGMNRAYTTFRENKVMPPFAFFIIEKPTATVIFGGIF from the coding sequence ATgtacctattatttttatttttttccatcaCATTGTGTTATGCTGAACCAGAGTTTAGTTCACGACCGACAAACGTCAGCTTACTTCTAATACAGTTAACTCATCAAGAGGAGAAAGGTCCAGTGGTTTTAGGAACTTTTGGAATATGGAACTTGATGGCAGGTATTTCGTTCGGTGCCAGCGGTGTCACGAAAAAACAAATCGACAGAGCCTTCAAATTATCAACAGATAAAGAAAAGTTCAAcgaacaatataaaaacttaacaaatatattatttcctgTTAATACCAGTGAAGTGAAAGCTTGGaatgaaaattacttttttgtcaaCAAAGACATCGTTTTATATacagattttattgaaattttaatgaacaattacaatacaatattcacGGTTATGGACTTTCAAGGTCAAACTGATGCTGCTCATCAAGCAAGTCAATTAATCAAAACTAACTTTCCCAATTCTGAAAATGTCTTTAGTTCCGATGATTTCCAAGATTCCTCGTTTATTATGAGCAACGTCCTATGGTTCGAAGGTTATTGGTCATCGCTCTTTAATGTATCACACACCAAATTGGAATTAGTAAACTCATTCGACGGCAGAACGGGTAGTGTAAACATGATGCAGATGAAAGCGAAAGTGCGTTCTAGTCACATGAAAGCAATGAAGGCTACCGTGACAGAATTACCGTATGGGAATGACGGGAAATACTGCATGCTGTTATTATTTCCCGATCCAAAAGTCAGTATAGAAGAAGTTTATAGCAATTTCGACAGAGTTACATTTAGAGATATATTTGCTAAACTTCAAAGCGATGAAGAAGAGTTTGGTTTAAAACAAGTCGAGGTCAAGTTACCGCGATTCGCAAAAAGATCTAAACTGCAGTTACGTACTCCATTTAATCGTATGGGTATTTTCGAAGCATTTCAACGAAAATACGCTcgatttaattacataactgAAGATCCTTATTACATTGAATCAGTTGAACATAACGTAGTAGTTATGGTAGCAGAAGTGGGGACCATTGCGTATGCGACTACGCCGGGTATGAACAGAGCATATACTACTTTCAGGGAAAATAAGGTAATGCCTCCCTTTGCTTTCTTTATCATTGAAAAGCCTACTGCGACTGTGATTTTCGGAGGAATTTTCTAG
- the LOC125067632 gene encoding serpin B6-like: MWILFFVFTITSCSAAEFSSRPTNVSLLLLHFTNEATKGPVVLAPFGLWSMMAGVSFGAHGGTKKEIFRAFLLLTDRKKFSEQYKNLTDVLFQVNTTGVEVTNNNYFFVDKNILIYPDFREILTNDYNSIFMTFDFQDPILSADRANSILRNTSKRKSYIFHSDDFKDSTIVMANVIFFKGYWSTPFNMSNTAKEMVNSFDGKQGIVEMMHMSAKVRSSHMESMKATVTELPYGNDGKYCMLLLFPDANVSIKDMYKNFERVTFRDIFTKLQGDEDEFGLKDIDVKLPKFVKRSKLQLAKPFNDMGIYDAFEPNDASFGRISNEPIYIETIEHNVIVSVTESGTVAYGTTPGIIAKLPTVQENEVMPPFSFFIIEKSTATVIFGGIF, translated from the coding sequence ATGtggattttgttttttgtttttaccatCACATCGTGTAGCGCTGCAGAATTTAGCTCGCGACCCACAAATGTCAGCCTACTTCTATTACATTTCACGAACGAAGCTACAAAAGGTCCAGTCGTTTTAGCACCTTTCGGTTTATGGAGCATGATGGCAGGTGTGTCGTTCGGTGCCCATGGAGGcacaaaaaaagaaatcttCAGAGCTTTTCTGTTACTCACAGATAGGAAAAAGTTCAGcgaacaatataaaaacttaacggACGTGCTGTTCCAAGTAAATACGACTGGTGTGGAAGTTACGAATAACAATTACTTCTTTGTGGATAAGAACATTCTTATATACCCAGATTTCAGGGAAATATTAACGAACGATTATAATTCGATATTTATGACTTTCGACTTTCAAGACCCAATATTATCAGCAGATCGTGCGAATTCAATACTTAGAAATACAAGTAAAcgaaaatcatatatatttcattcagaTGATTTTAAAGATTCCACTATTGTTATGGCCaatgttattttctttaaaggTTACTGGTCAACACCCTTTAATATGTCAAATACCGCAAAGGAAATGGTAAATTCTTTCGATGGTAAACAAGGTATTGTAGAAATGATGCATATGAGTGCGAAAGTGCGCTCTAGCCACATGGAATCGATGAAGGCTACTGTGACGGAGTTGCCATATGGAAACGATGGGAAATATTGTATGCTACTATTATTTCCCGACGCGAATGTCAGTATAAAAGATATGTACAAAAATTTCGAAAGAGTTACATTCAGGGATATTTTTACCAAGCTCCAGGGAGACGAAGATGAATTCGGATTAAAAGATATTGACGTAAAGCTAccgaaatttgtaaaaagatCAAAATTACAATTGGCGAAACCATTTAACGATATGGGCATATATGATGCTTTTGAACCAAATGATGCCTCATTTGGCAGGATATCAAATGAGCCGATTTACATTGAAACGATTGAACACAATGTCATAGTTTCGGTAACGGAATCAGGGACCGTAGCGTATGGAACTACGCCAGGTATAATTGCGAAGCTTCCCACTGTCCAGGAAAATGAGGTGATGCCACCGTTTTCTTTCTTTATCATAGAAAAGTCAACAGCAACTGTAATTTTTGGTGGTATATTCTAG